In the Polyangiaceae bacterium genome, one interval contains:
- a CDS encoding helix-turn-helix transcriptional regulator: MSATQSGSFGDLLRYWRNARKMSQLAVAVEAEVSTRHVSFVETGKSTPSRDMVLLLADVLEVPLRDRNTLLQAAGYAPAYRETSLDAPELRDVRRGIEFMLEHHNPYPAILVDRHWNLLLQNRAASALFPLFVADASALTTPLNTMRLLFDPRGFRPFITNWEEIAVAMVQRLHAEVALTQDATLRQLLEELLSADDVPKAWRVPDYGAERPLLVSTRLRRGTEELELYTALTTLGTPLDITLHELRLETFFAANEATDRAIRRLVAS; encoded by the coding sequence ATGTCAGCCACCCAATCCGGCTCCTTCGGTGATCTGCTGCGCTACTGGCGAAACGCGCGCAAGATGAGCCAGTTGGCCGTCGCGGTGGAGGCCGAGGTTTCCACCCGACACGTGAGCTTCGTCGAGACCGGCAAGTCGACGCCCTCGCGCGACATGGTGCTCTTGCTCGCGGACGTGCTCGAGGTTCCCCTGCGCGATCGCAACACGTTGCTTCAGGCGGCGGGCTACGCGCCCGCGTACCGCGAGACCTCTCTCGATGCACCGGAGCTCCGCGACGTGCGGCGCGGCATCGAGTTCATGTTGGAGCACCACAACCCCTACCCGGCCATCTTGGTCGACCGGCATTGGAACCTGCTGCTGCAGAATCGCGCCGCGTCCGCGTTGTTTCCCTTGTTCGTGGCTGATGCCTCGGCGCTGACGACGCCCCTCAACACGATGCGCCTGCTGTTCGACCCGCGCGGCTTCCGTCCCTTCATCACCAACTGGGAGGAAATCGCAGTGGCGATGGTCCAGCGCCTCCACGCGGAGGTAGCGTTGACTCAGGATGCGACGCTTCGGCAGCTTCTCGAGGAGCTGCTGAGCGCTGACGATGTGCCGAAGGCGTGGCGCGTTCCGGACTACGGCGCCGAGCGGCCGCTCTTGGTCAGCACGCGACTGCGCCGCGGCACCGAGGAGCTCGAGCTCTACACCGCGCTCACGACGCTGGGCACGCCCCTCGACATCACGCTGCACGAGCTACGCCTGGAGACGTTCTTTGCTGCGAACGAAGCAACGGATCGCGCGATCCGACGCTTGGTGGCCAGCTGA
- a CDS encoding alpha/beta hydrolase, giving the protein MENTVRIPQGTLHYAESGPTRPNPHPVVFVHGLLNDRRHWDKVAHDLSNTHRCIAPTWPMGSHPEPMAADAQLDPLGMAKVVADTLRTLDLNHVILVGNDSGGAITQLVAAHHPERLAGVVLTNCDALEVFPPPGFEYLALVPRVPGLAWAMSRMLYRYPRLQRMKMAFGDLTHQPIDSALLQHWLEPAATQAGVRRDMCKLIRGVSNRLTLDAARRLATTRLPVRFAWGADDRYFTVELATRLAAMLPDAKVTPIDRAKTYVALERPDQVAAVIRELTTELATRTSNRQPANALGSA; this is encoded by the coding sequence ATGGAAAACACCGTCCGCATCCCCCAAGGCACTCTGCACTACGCTGAAAGTGGCCCCACACGGCCCAATCCCCACCCCGTCGTGTTCGTGCACGGTCTGCTCAACGACCGTCGTCACTGGGACAAGGTCGCGCACGACCTTTCCAACACCCATCGCTGCATCGCACCGACCTGGCCCATGGGCTCGCACCCGGAGCCAATGGCCGCCGACGCCCAGTTGGATCCCTTGGGCATGGCGAAGGTCGTTGCCGACACACTCCGCACCCTCGACTTGAACCACGTGATCCTGGTCGGCAACGACAGCGGAGGCGCCATCACGCAGTTGGTGGCCGCCCATCATCCCGAGCGGCTTGCTGGAGTCGTGCTGACCAACTGCGACGCCCTCGAAGTGTTTCCACCGCCGGGCTTCGAGTACCTCGCGTTGGTTCCCCGCGTTCCGGGCCTGGCCTGGGCGATGAGTCGGATGCTCTACCGCTATCCGCGGCTGCAAAGAATGAAGATGGCCTTCGGCGATTTGACGCACCAACCCATCGACTCAGCTTTGCTTCAGCATTGGCTGGAGCCCGCCGCGACCCAAGCCGGCGTGCGTCGTGACATGTGCAAGCTGATCCGCGGTGTATCCAATCGCCTGACCTTGGACGCGGCCCGAAGGCTGGCGACGACTCGGCTGCCCGTGCGCTTCGCGTGGGGCGCGGACGACCGCTACTTCACCGTCGAGCTCGCCACGCGGCTCGCTGCCATGTTGCCCGATGCCAAGGTGACTCCGATCGATCGCGCCAAGACCTACGTCGCCCTCGAACGCCCCGACCAGGTCGCCGCCGTGATCCGGGAACTGACGACGGAACTCGCGACGCGCACGTCGAACCGTCAGCCTGCGAACGCACTTGGCTCCGCCTGA